A window of the Salvelinus sp. IW2-2015 linkage group LG3, ASM291031v2, whole genome shotgun sequence genome harbors these coding sequences:
- the LOC139022917 gene encoding cadherin-related family member 5-like — protein MLTPWGLFLCQLAINTSYHVIKASLCLGGSDIFATVSENSPVGEFIANLSIIGDPTGVNSIRLCLTGENANWFYLEGRTIRLNSSILRVLDRERHGSVLMAALTCYEDDIIQNEYRVIVEILNENDNKPRFFEKTIQPRYISELTAVNSVVFTVKAIDADGDTITYIIDRALPDASYFRIDLPNSGKVILDKPLDYETKTQLQLVIYAVETNTKEWYNTSASLTVNVKDGDDQYPQFLPCTPISQDNNHAIVCTNPIYAVNITEKDQDMLLNFSPGPIHAEDGDRSLDTPLLYSILSGADKNRFQIDNQTAEITLTRRVENRHLTPTFRLRIMASQLNDPKKYSVATALVRVLAENRFPPLFNRTTYKGFIXESSSPATLVSTYGNEVLLIQAIDQDFVDGVNPKMHYSLPPTSATTALYHITQEGVIIAKTDRLRPFERHILEVVAMDEESGEVAKASVDIELLQRGQPVPRTPFGEERLFRDMDVRMAGGIMGGMLLLLVTTLFLLIRWAKRRRRRDPARRGAVALGKHPNVVNSGRPMIPLIEEVCYQNKGFSIDYEASGGSESLHGRHGVYTRKQSLIPPQPRSHSSHPDCGSRTVTGDMLPILVMPEPLVKDLTPTLISNGRKADSTISMGAVTKDEKEKERNKQRDMEKKEEEEEEEEEEEEGEWEKEWEQAVDTKEKRYSEGERTDKSRDVLGASSGTSSETADVSEASEDQTNTEKPQSHRMKTHQIRDPKDGHKSTSEEESETENQYKNMHSVICLSDDYDIAMEDEAGARSRCSSIRTSAGGSQRKGSTKQTSDQANRRPSNPQMHHSDSHSGLQTHIEEDAKEL, from the exons ATGTTGACTCCATGGGGGTTGTTCCTCTGCCAGCTGGCAATAAACACATCCTACCATGTCATCAAAG CCAGCCTCTGTCTGGGTGGGTCGGACATCTTTGCAACGGTGAGCGAGAACAGCCCCGTAGGAGAGTTCATAGCGAACCTCAGCATCATCGGGGACCCTACAGGAGTCAATAGCATCCGCTTGTGCCTCACCGGAGAGAACGCCAATTGGTTCTACCTTGAAGGGAGAACCATCAGGCTAAACTCATCCATTTTAAGAGTCCTGGATCGAGAG CGCCATGGATCTGTTTTGATGGCAGCATTAACATGTTATGAAGATGACATAATACAG AATGAATACAGGGTCATAGTTGAGATCCTGAATGAAAACGACAACAAACCAAGGTTCTTTGAGAAGACTATACAACCACGTTACATAAGTGAG CTCACTGCAGTCAACTCTGTAGTCTTCACCGTCAAGGCCATCGATGCTGATGGAGACACCATCACCTACATCATCGACAGAGCCTTG CCTGATGCCAGTTACTTCAGGATAGACCTACCCAACAGTGGTAAAGTGATCCTGGACAAGCCATTGGACTATGAGACCAAAACCCAGCTGCAGCTAGTCATCTACGCTGTG GAAACCAACACCAAGGAGTGGTACAACACTTCCGCCTCTCTGACTGTGAACGTGAAGGACGGGGACGACCAGTACCCTCAGTTCCTACCGTGCACACCTATctcccaggacaacaaccacgCGATTGTCTGCACCAATCCCATCTACGCAGTCAACATCACAGAAAAGGACCAG GACATGTTGCTGAATTTCTCTCCTGGTCCAATTCATGCCGAAGATGGAGACAGAAGTCTTGATACGCCTTTGCTCTACTCCATTCTCTCAG GTGCTGACAAAAACAGGTTTCAGATTGACAACCAAACAGCAGAGATCACATTGACTAGACGGGTGGAAAACAGACACCTGACACCTACATTCCGACTACGCATCATG GCATCTCAGCTGAATGACCCAAAGAAGTACAGTGTGGCGACAGCGCTGGTCCGGGTGCTAGCAGAGAACCGGTTCCCTCCCCTCTTTAACAGAACCACGTACAAGGGCTTCATCRTCGAGAGCTCCAGYCCTGCCACGCTAGTCTCCACCTATGGGAACGAGGTGCTTCTCATCCAAGCCATAGACCAGGACTTTGTAGAT GGGGTGAATCCAAAAATGCATTACTCTCTCCCGCCCACATCAGCCACAACTGCACTGTACCACATCACCCAGGAAGGGGTTATCATCGCTAAGACCGACCGCCTACGACCCTTCGAGAGGCACATCCTAGAG GTGGTCGCTATGGATGAGGAATCAGGTGAGGTTGCTAAAGCCTCAGTCGACATAGAGCTGCTACAAAGAGGCCAGCCAG TTCCACGGACACCTTTCGGAGAAGAGCGGTTGTTCAGAGACATGGATGTGAGGATGGCTGGAGGTATCATGGGTGGGATGCTGCTGCTGTTAGTGACCACCCTATTCCTGCTGATCCGATGGGCCAAGAGGAGACGGAGACGGGACCCGGCCAGACGAGGGGCTGTCGCCCTGGGGAAGCACCCCAATGTG GTGAACTCGGGCCGGCCCATGATCCCCCTGATCGAGGAGGTCTGCTACCAGAACAAAGGGTTCAGCATAGACTACGAGGCCTCGGGAGGTTCCGAAAGCCTCCATGGGAGACATGGGGTCTACACCAGGAAACAGTCACTGATCCCACCACAACCACGCTCCCACAGCAGCCATCCAGACTGCGGCTCCAGGACCGTAACAGGCGACATGCTGCCTATACTGGTGATGCCAGAGCCCTTGGTTAAAGACCTCACTCCCACCCTCATCTCCAATGGCAGGAAAGCTGACAGCACCATCAGCATGGGGGCTGTGACGAAAgacgagaaggagaaggagaggaataaGCAGAGGGAtatggagaagaaggaggaggaggaggaggaggaggaggaggaggaggagggggaatggGAGAAGGAGTGGGAACAAGCCGTTGACACAAAAGAGAAGAGATATTCCGAGGGGGAAAGGACGGATAAGTCGAGAGATGTTTTGGGTGCTTCTAGTGGTACTTCTAGTGAGACCGCAGATGTAAGCGAGGCCTCTGAGgaccaaacaaacacagaaaagCCTCAGAGCCACAGGATGAAAACACACCAAATCAGAGATCCCAAAGACGGACACAAAAGCACTTCTGAAGAGGAGTCTGAGACAGAAAACCAATATAAGAATATGCACTCTGTGATCTGTCTTTCAGACGATTATGACATAGCCATGGAGGATGAAGCTGGCGCCAGGTCCCGTTGCTCCAGCATCAGGACGTCGGCGGGGGGATCGCAGCGCAAGGGCTCAACGAAACAAACCAGCGACCAAGCAAACAGACGACCAAGTAACCCACAGATGCACCATTCAGACTCACACTCTGGGCTTCAGACTCACATTGAGGAAGATGCAAAAGAACTCTAA